In Nicotiana tabacum cultivar K326 chromosome 2, ASM71507v2, whole genome shotgun sequence, the following proteins share a genomic window:
- the LOC107771106 gene encoding protein NRT1/ PTR FAMILY 8.1-like: MARKARMERDDDEDYTKDGTVDIYKKPANKKKTGTWKACPFILGDEGCERLAYYGMSTNLVNYIQQKLNLNNAASSRSVTNWQGTCYVTPLLGAFLADAYLGRYWTIATFSTLYIIGMAFLTMSASISGLKPACDNESCNPTGSQKTAFFVAIYLIAFGTGGIKPCVSSFGADQFDDNDETEKKSKSSFFNWFYLSINIGALIASSVLVWIQMNVGWGWGFGVPAVAMAIALVFFFSGTRLYRLQPPGGSPLTRILQVFVASIRKCNVKPPPDESLLYETSDVESNIKGSRKLEHSEEFRFFDKAAVETGSDKVNGSVNPWKLCTVTQVEEVKSIIRLLPVWATGIVFSCVYSQMSTMFVLQGNIMDQHIGTNFTIPSACLSIFDTLSVIFWAPIYDLVIIPLARKLTGHERGFTQLQRMGIGLVISIFAMVAAGVLEVIRLDYVRRNNYYDLKTIPMSIFWQVPQYFLIGCAEVFTFIGQLEFFYDQAPDALRSLCSALCLTTTALGNYLSSLIVTIVINVTTRNGKLGWIPDNLNRGHLDYFYWLLAILSFINFFVYLWIAKWYTYKKVTGKPALTR, from the exons ATGGCTAGAAAAGCtagaatggaaagagatgatgaTGAGGACTACACAAAGGACGGGACCGTTGACATCTACAAAAAACCAGCTAATAAGAAGAAAACTGGAACGTGGAAGGCCTGCCCTTTCATCCTCG GGGATGAAGGATGCGAGCGATTGGCATACTATGGTATGAGTACTAATTTGGTGAACTACATTCAGCAAAAGCTCAATCTAAATAATGCTGCGTCGTCAAGAAGTGTAACGAATTGGCAAGGAACCTGTTATGTCACGCCATTGCTTGGAGCATTCTTGGCTGATGCCTATCTCGGGCGATACTGGACAATTGCAACTTTCTCAACCCTTTATATCATT GGAATGGCATTCTTGACAATGTCTGCTTCAATAAGTGGACTAAAGCCAGCCTGTGATAACGAAAGTTGCAACCCAACAGGATCACAGAAAACAGCATTCTTTGTTGCAATCTACTTGATTGCCTTTGGAACTGGTGGGATAAAACCTTGTGTCTCTTCTTTCGGGGCAGATCAATTTGATGACAATGatgaaactgaaaagaaaagcaaaagctCTTTCTTTAACTGGTTTTACCTCTCAATCAACATTGGTGCACTTATCGCTTCGTCTGTTTTAGTTTGGATACAAATGAATGTAGGCTGGGGCTGGGGTTTTGGGGTTCCAGCTGTGGCTATGGCCATCGCATTAGTGTTTTTCTTTTCAGGTACACGTCTATATAGGCTCCAGCCGCCAGGAGGGAGTCCCCTTACTCGCATATTGCAGGTATTTGTAGCATCTATCAGAAAATGTAATGTCAAACCTCCTCCTGACGAGTCTCTTCTTTATGAGACTTCTGATGTCGAATCCAACATCAAGGGAAGTCGCAAGCTTGAGCACTCAGAAGAATTCAG GTTCTTTGACAAGGCTGCTGTAGAAACTGGATCTGATAAAGTCAATGGATCAGTGAATCCCTGGAAGCTCTGCACAGTGACTCAAGTTGAAGAGGTCAAGTCGATCATCCGTCTACTCCCCGTGTGGGCTACTGGTATTGTGTTTTCCTGTGTCTACAGTCAGATGAGCACAATGTTTGTTCTACAAGGCAACATAATGGACCAACACATTGGCACTAACTTCACAATTCCATCGGCATGTTTATCCATATTTGACACCCTCAGTGTAATTTTCTGGGCGCCTATTTATGACCTAGTCATCATTCCCCTTGCACGAAAGTTGACAGGCCACGAACGAGGATTTACTCAGCTGCAGAGGATGGGTATCGGTCTTGTTATTTCAATATTCGCCATGGTTGCTGCTGGGGTTCTAGAGGTGATTCGGCTTGACTATGTAAGGAGGAACAACTATTATGACCTCAAGACGATTCCTATGTCCATCTTCTGGCAAGTTCCTCAATATTTCTTGATTGGATGCGCGGAAGTGTTCACATTCATCGGTCAGCTAGAGTTCTTCTATGACCAAGCTCCTGATGCATTGAGAAGTTTGTGTTCAGCCCTCTGTCTTACAACAACTGCATTAGGTAATTACCTAAGTAGTCTCATCGTTACGATTGTGATCAATGTAACCACAAGGAACGGAAAGCTTGGATGGATTCCAGATAACTTGAACAGAGGGCACCTTGACTACTTTTACTGGCTATTGGCCATCCTCAGCTTCATCAACTTTTTCGTTTATCTCTGGATTGCGAAATGGTACACTTACAAGAAGGTAACTGGGAAGCCAGCTTTAACAcgttag